From a region of the Nitrospira sp. genome:
- a CDS encoding cation:proton antiporter, producing the protein MTDYGVLGNLLLIYTVSIAVVFLFHQFRLPSIAGFLVAGALAGPHGLNLISDIETVQVLAEIGIVLLLFTIGIEFSLKHLASLRRLLLIAAPIQVGGVIAIALAGGLLAGLPTPQAIFWGFLLSLSSTAIVLKALAASGDSDSPHGRATIGILVFQDLAVVPMILLTPILASPSDGTLSSVLFTLGKSILVVVCIVAGAWFAVPKLLEHIVRSRSRELFLLTVIVMCLGIAWLTSLGGLSLALGAFIAGLVISESEYSHQAIAEVLPFRDSFNSLFFVSIGILMDWRILLEYPMVVIGLLIFVLLVKFVTGAAAVLAVSMPPRSAVMTGIALAQVGEFSFILAQVGQDDNLLSGAPYQIFLAVSVCSMIITPFLMQLSPHIGRRVEAIQRLRHWFPRQTAAHVLETEGRHLRIKDHVIIVGYGLNGRNLARVLGETEVPYIALDLDGDTVRREAAHGLPLYYGDATNPNVLRHVKIENARVLVVAISDPFMARRAVQVARSLNPKIHIVVRTRYLRELEELHQLGADDVVPEEFETSIEIFALVLRTYNMPQDFVMRKAEQVRREGYALLRRSELPELAHHLRGGTLADVEVETCRIEEHSPAVGQTLLQLALRPKTGASIIALTRGGVTESNPSDKTKLFAGDIVVLLGSRDEIQRAMGFILASEPEGE; encoded by the coding sequence ATGACCGACTATGGTGTCCTTGGAAATTTACTCCTCATTTACACGGTCTCGATCGCCGTGGTGTTCCTCTTCCACCAATTTCGGTTGCCTTCGATCGCCGGATTTCTCGTTGCAGGGGCGTTGGCCGGCCCACATGGACTGAACCTTATTTCCGATATCGAGACTGTGCAGGTCTTGGCGGAAATCGGGATCGTCTTGCTACTCTTCACGATCGGCATTGAATTTTCATTAAAACATCTGGCCTCGCTTCGCCGACTCCTCCTTATCGCGGCTCCGATTCAAGTCGGAGGCGTCATCGCCATTGCGCTGGCAGGAGGATTGTTGGCAGGCTTGCCGACACCACAGGCCATTTTCTGGGGGTTCCTCCTGTCACTCAGCAGCACCGCGATTGTGCTGAAAGCGCTGGCAGCCAGTGGTGACAGCGACTCACCCCATGGACGGGCTACGATCGGTATTCTTGTGTTCCAGGATTTAGCCGTGGTCCCCATGATCTTGCTCACACCCATTCTCGCCAGCCCCAGCGACGGTACGCTGAGCTCCGTGTTGTTCACGTTGGGCAAGTCCATCCTGGTCGTCGTTTGTATCGTCGCAGGCGCATGGTTCGCCGTTCCGAAACTCCTGGAACACATTGTTCGCAGCAGAAGCCGAGAACTGTTTCTTCTGACGGTGATCGTCATGTGCCTCGGGATCGCCTGGCTGACGTCACTCGGAGGACTGTCCCTGGCCCTCGGTGCCTTCATCGCCGGACTCGTGATTTCGGAGTCTGAGTACAGCCATCAGGCCATTGCCGAAGTCTTACCCTTTCGGGATAGTTTCAATAGCCTATTTTTCGTCTCCATCGGGATCCTGATGGATTGGCGCATCTTGCTTGAATACCCTATGGTGGTCATCGGCCTCTTAATTTTCGTCCTTCTTGTGAAGTTCGTAACCGGGGCGGCAGCTGTGCTGGCCGTATCCATGCCACCTCGCTCCGCCGTGATGACCGGAATCGCTCTGGCACAGGTGGGAGAGTTCAGCTTCATCCTGGCGCAAGTGGGACAAGACGACAATCTCCTCTCAGGGGCACCCTATCAGATTTTTCTGGCTGTTTCGGTCTGCTCAATGATTATCACGCCGTTCCTCATGCAACTGTCGCCGCATATCGGTCGCCGGGTCGAGGCCATCCAGCGACTTCGTCACTGGTTTCCCAGACAGACCGCGGCCCATGTATTGGAAACGGAAGGGCGGCATCTCCGGATCAAGGACCATGTCATCATTGTGGGATACGGATTAAACGGGCGGAATCTGGCTCGAGTATTGGGCGAGACGGAAGTCCCTTATATTGCATTGGATTTGGACGGGGATACTGTCCGCCGAGAAGCGGCACACGGACTCCCACTGTACTATGGAGATGCCACAAACCCCAATGTCTTACGGCACGTGAAGATCGAAAATGCGCGGGTACTGGTCGTCGCGATTTCCGACCCCTTCATGGCTCGCCGGGCCGTACAAGTCGCCCGAAGCTTGAACCCCAAGATTCATATCGTCGTGCGAACCCGCTACTTGCGCGAGTTGGAAGAACTCCACCAACTGGGAGCCGATGATGTGGTACCTGAAGAATTTGAGACATCCATCGAGATCTTCGCGCTCGTGTTGCGTACCTACAACATGCCGCAAGACTTCGTCATGCGGAAGGCCGAGCAGGTCCGTCGAGAGGGGTACGCCCTCCTCCGACGAAGCGAACTGCCCGAGCTGGCACACCACCTTCGCGGTGGCACTCTGGCTGATGTGGAAGTAGAAACCTGTAGGATCGAGGAACATTCCCCGGCGGTCGGCCAGACACTGCTCCAACTCGCGCTACGTCCGAAAACCGGTGCCTCCATCATTGCGTTGACCAGAGGCGGGGTCACCGAATCTAATCCATCGGACAAAACAAAACTCTTTGCAGGCGATATCGTGGTGCTGCTCGGATCGCGCGATGAGATCCAGCGAGCAATGGGGTTTATCCTAGCCAGTGAACCGGAAGGCGAGTAG
- a CDS encoding NAD-dependent epimerase, translating into MSNQQPTILVTGAAGFIGFHVATRLLDRGEHVIGLDNINDYYDVRLKEARLAQLTARERFSFVKLDLADRQGMRDLFADKTIRRVVHLAAQAGVRYSLVNPHAYTESNIEGFMNILEGCRHAGIDHLVYASSSSVYGGNTHMPFSIHDNVDHPVSLYAASKKANELMAHCYAHLYRLPCTGLRFFTVYGPWGRPDMALFIFTKAIVEGRPIDVFNQGKMQRDFTYVDDIVDGVIRTLDHPATANAAWSGEKPDPGTSSAPARIYNIGNHRPVELLHFIEVLEKALGKKADKRLLPLQPGDVPATYADIDDLTTDVGFKPTTPIEVGIPRFVQWYREFYRT; encoded by the coding sequence ATGAGCAACCAACAGCCAACTATTCTGGTCACGGGAGCCGCCGGATTCATAGGATTTCACGTGGCCACTCGTCTGCTGGATAGGGGCGAACACGTCATCGGTCTCGATAACATCAACGATTACTACGACGTCCGGTTAAAAGAAGCTCGCCTCGCACAATTGACAGCACGTGAGCGATTCAGCTTCGTCAAGCTGGATCTCGCTGACCGACAGGGCATGCGCGACCTCTTCGCGGATAAAACGATACGACGAGTCGTGCATCTCGCCGCTCAAGCCGGTGTGCGCTATTCACTCGTGAACCCTCACGCCTACACCGAGAGCAACATCGAAGGGTTTATGAATATTCTCGAAGGCTGTCGACACGCTGGGATCGACCACCTCGTCTACGCGTCCTCCAGCTCCGTGTATGGTGGCAACACTCACATGCCGTTTTCTATTCATGATAACGTCGACCACCCGGTGTCGCTCTATGCCGCCAGTAAGAAAGCCAACGAGCTGATGGCGCACTGTTATGCCCATCTCTATCGACTGCCCTGCACCGGTCTTCGATTTTTTACCGTCTATGGTCCTTGGGGCCGGCCCGATATGGCCCTCTTCATCTTTACCAAAGCGATCGTGGAAGGTAGACCGATTGATGTGTTCAACCAAGGGAAGATGCAACGCGATTTTACCTATGTGGACGACATCGTCGATGGTGTCATCCGGACGCTTGATCATCCGGCAACGGCCAACGCAGCATGGTCAGGAGAGAAGCCGGATCCAGGAACGAGCTCGGCTCCCGCCAGAATCTACAATATCGGTAATCACCGGCCTGTTGAACTGCTGCACTTCATCGAAGTGCTGGAGAAGGCATTGGGGAAGAAAGCTGACAAGAGGCTGTTGCCGTTGCAACCGGGAGACGTTCCAGCGACGTACGCCGATATCGACGATCTCACCACCGATGTCGGCTTCAAACCGACCACCCCGATCGAAGTGGGAATTCCTCGATTTGTGCAGTGGTACCGGGAGTTCTATCGAACCTGA
- a CDS encoding MBL fold metallo-hydrolase: MASAIDTAISDVFSKRAPLDDPDRRQRLEDAYAELVNARLYLKQHIHCGRRPEGTFRWDYPIDPTKSATVTNGGLRIFHAVNRQALPMGFNDRRLGPSVGKLLGLLDGTHTADALRSSVAAMPRDAQGLLMKLLETLQQYGCLATSPSASVHRHWFEAVQDQDTVHLGHAALLYRQRESLFLFDPWLLPWFAESPLPSLWGRLLPKPAAVFLTHDHDDHVDPRTLLHLPKDTPIIIPSRRNRKQLYFDYRALLTELGFDQVVELAHGESWAFEGGAVVSVPFYGEDPCDLEMPRNCYLISDRGHNVLVHADSGPTNNGRSAIKDNVIHRLVEQYGAISLVLASQQQLLEIRSHAAHAPLSHPGTWLDVGENGYLTNAYLAELCAAAHARLFVSYATGGADWYPDHLSFMFSHRNPARTALLTSHWEDPQKLKGLLDSQECRYHRAHVLDLYRVTSQGEIHVISSADALAPINLYCLDHGHPPFMKHEKQH, from the coding sequence ATGGCAAGTGCCATCGATACGGCAATCAGCGATGTCTTCTCAAAGCGGGCGCCGCTCGATGATCCTGATCGCAGACAGCGGCTGGAAGATGCCTACGCTGAACTGGTCAATGCGCGTCTCTATCTTAAACAGCACATTCACTGCGGTCGACGGCCAGAGGGGACGTTCCGTTGGGATTACCCGATCGATCCAACCAAATCGGCAACCGTCACCAATGGTGGCCTTCGCATTTTCCATGCGGTCAACCGTCAAGCGCTCCCAATGGGCTTCAATGACCGTCGCCTCGGTCCATCTGTGGGCAAGTTGCTCGGCCTGCTCGACGGCACGCATACGGCTGATGCGCTACGATCCTCCGTCGCCGCCATGCCTCGCGACGCGCAAGGCCTGCTCATGAAATTACTCGAAACGCTGCAGCAGTATGGGTGCCTGGCCACTTCGCCTTCAGCTTCGGTCCATCGACATTGGTTCGAGGCCGTCCAAGATCAGGACACAGTCCATCTGGGACATGCTGCCTTGCTCTATCGACAACGAGAGTCTCTTTTCTTGTTCGATCCATGGCTGCTGCCCTGGTTTGCCGAATCACCGTTGCCGTCGCTCTGGGGTCGGCTGTTACCGAAGCCTGCCGCCGTATTTCTCACTCACGATCACGACGATCACGTCGATCCTCGCACCTTGCTCCATTTACCTAAAGACACCCCAATCATTATTCCCAGTCGACGAAACCGAAAACAGTTGTACTTTGATTATCGAGCCCTACTCACAGAATTGGGGTTTGATCAAGTCGTCGAGCTGGCCCATGGCGAAAGTTGGGCATTTGAAGGTGGCGCAGTCGTCTCGGTCCCGTTCTATGGAGAAGACCCTTGCGACTTAGAAATGCCGAGAAATTGCTACCTAATTTCTGACCGTGGGCACAATGTCCTCGTTCATGCCGACAGCGGTCCGACGAACAACGGACGATCGGCGATCAAGGACAATGTCATTCATCGACTCGTTGAACAGTATGGAGCGATTTCCCTCGTACTCGCCTCGCAGCAGCAACTGCTCGAAATCAGAAGCCATGCTGCCCACGCACCGCTGTCTCACCCCGGAACATGGTTGGATGTCGGCGAGAACGGCTATCTTACCAACGCCTACCTTGCCGAACTCTGTGCCGCCGCCCATGCGCGATTGTTTGTTTCCTATGCGACTGGAGGCGCGGACTGGTATCCGGATCACCTGTCCTTCATGTTCAGCCACCGCAATCCTGCCCGAACCGCACTCCTGACGTCTCACTGGGAAGATCCCCAGAAATTGAAAGGCCTTCTTGATTCTCAAGAATGTCGCTATCATCGTGCCCATGTCCTCGATCTCTATCGAGTAACGAGTCAAGGCGAGATTCACGTCATCTCATCGGCTGATGCCCTCGCTCCAATAAATTTGTATTGTCTCGACCATGGCCACCCGCCATTCATGAAGCATGAAAAACAGCACTAA
- a CDS encoding VOC family protein, whose protein sequence is MTTPLHRGLRHLALRVIDLPCSRRFYEELLGFRPIWEPDPDNVYFSSGNDNLALHQISKSEQASYDPSKTQLLDHLGVICENPKAVDQMYQSIAPRIEAMGGRIAKEPKQHRDGSYSFYFSDPDGNLIQALYEPTISALRFAANP, encoded by the coding sequence ATGACCACACCACTCCACCGAGGCCTTCGCCACCTAGCACTGCGTGTGATCGACCTCCCTTGCTCGCGCCGATTTTATGAGGAGCTCCTCGGCTTTCGGCCTATATGGGAACCGGATCCGGACAATGTGTATTTCAGCTCTGGGAATGACAACTTGGCCCTTCATCAGATCTCCAAGAGCGAACAAGCCTCCTACGATCCCTCGAAGACCCAACTGCTTGATCATCTCGGAGTGATCTGCGAGAACCCAAAGGCAGTCGATCAGATGTATCAGAGCATCGCGCCCAGGATTGAGGCAATGGGCGGACGCATCGCCAAGGAACCGAAGCAGCACCGTGACGGCAGTTATTCATTCTATTTTTCCGACCCCGACGGCAACCTAATCCAAGCCTTGTATGAACCGACAATCAGCGCGCTACGGTTCGCCGCCAACCCATAA
- a CDS encoding uroporphyrinogen-III synthase, with protein MAFKGMTIAAFESRMATEITRLIERYGGRPLVAPVLREVPLQDNPVVHEFGVRLLAGRVDLLILLTGVGTTTLVDLLKTRFSWSSVITALQQTTIVARGPKSIAALKAIGLHATLTAPEPNTWTEVIAVLDQHRPVTGLRVAVQEYGVSNPDLVHALEQRGADVFPVSIYKWALPEDLSSIRSMLDQITAGRVGVILITNAAQVDHVMHVLAQNEQQEAFRTALKKIVVASIGPTASERLRHHDWPVDFEPSHPKMGILVKEVTGQVASILNRKRSRFA; from the coding sequence ATGGCGTTCAAGGGAATGACAATAGCTGCGTTCGAAAGCCGGATGGCCACCGAGATCACCCGTCTGATCGAACGCTACGGCGGGCGGCCACTGGTTGCTCCGGTTCTGCGGGAAGTCCCGCTCCAAGACAATCCGGTCGTACACGAGTTCGGCGTACGGCTCCTGGCCGGCCGCGTCGACTTGCTGATTCTCCTGACCGGTGTGGGTACAACAACATTGGTCGATTTGCTCAAGACGCGCTTCTCCTGGTCATCAGTCATAACTGCTCTCCAACAGACGACCATCGTGGCACGTGGTCCCAAGTCGATTGCAGCTCTCAAAGCTATCGGTCTTCACGCGACGCTCACGGCGCCGGAGCCTAATACCTGGACAGAGGTGATTGCTGTGCTGGATCAACATCGGCCTGTGACAGGTCTGCGAGTTGCTGTGCAGGAATACGGAGTCTCTAACCCAGACCTCGTGCACGCATTGGAGCAACGAGGCGCGGACGTGTTTCCGGTTTCCATCTACAAATGGGCTCTCCCAGAAGACCTGAGTTCGATACGCTCTATGCTCGACCAGATCACAGCGGGGCGTGTTGGTGTGATTCTGATCACCAATGCGGCTCAGGTGGACCACGTCATGCATGTGTTGGCACAAAATGAGCAGCAGGAGGCTTTTCGTACGGCATTGAAGAAGATAGTCGTTGCCTCGATTGGTCCAACCGCAAGCGAACGGCTGCGGCACCACGACTGGCCGGTTGACTTTGAACCGTCGCACCCCAAGATGGGAATCTTGGTGAAAGAAGTGACAGGTCAGGTCGCGAGCATACTCAACAGAAAGCGATCAAGGTTTGCATAA
- a CDS encoding transposase gives MVHEGSRIGHNPIKHGRPSHHPLVAWLSERRRLLWATLRAGNAGTANGVREFLAQALTMLPPGHQIGLVRADSGFFVTAFLAGLDARELPYIIVARLTPLVRKLVLHRMPEADWRSVARGVAVADRMVSLPAWHGQARRFVCLRQTLTERPDASGRRLIECPGYTDRVLVTSVPFAAELVTRMYAGRADSENRIKELKEDLSLDTFCLQSFDATDAAFRTGCVLYNLLMGFRETVLPVCWFERRLRAIRDLVFLVGADLIPHARRLRVRFAVPPEERAEFLERLRTLSEGLPIAAQLEWELSEADDVDQASTRAPNATGPTVRPVRQRAGASP, from the coding sequence ATGGTACACGAGGGGAGTCGCATCGGACATAATCCGATCAAACATGGGCGGCCTTCCCATCACCCGTTGGTGGCGTGGTTGAGTGAACGGCGGCGGCTCTTGTGGGCGACCTTGCGGGCGGGAAATGCGGGGACGGCTAACGGCGTGCGAGAATTTCTCGCGCAAGCGTTGACGATGCTGCCGCCGGGGCATCAGATCGGCCTCGTGCGAGCGGACTCGGGGTTCTTTGTGACGGCATTCCTGGCGGGCTTGGACGCGCGGGAGTTGCCGTACATCATCGTGGCACGGCTCACCCCACTCGTGCGGAAACTGGTGCTCCATCGCATGCCAGAGGCCGACTGGCGATCGGTCGCCCGAGGGGTCGCCGTTGCCGACAGAATGGTCTCCTTGCCAGCGTGGCACGGGCAGGCGCGGCGGTTCGTCTGTTTACGCCAGACTCTGACAGAGCGGCCCGACGCCAGCGGACGGCGGCTGATCGAGTGTCCGGGCTACACCGATCGCGTCTTGGTCACCAGTGTGCCGTTTGCCGCCGAACTGGTCACCCGGATGTACGCGGGACGGGCAGACAGTGAGAATCGGATCAAGGAGCTGAAAGAGGATCTGAGCCTGGACACCTTCTGTCTCCAGTCGTTTGACGCCACCGATGCCGCCTTCCGAACGGGCTGCGTCCTCTACAACTTGCTGATGGGGTTTCGGGAGACGGTCCTGCCCGTGTGTTGGTTTGAACGGCGGCTGCGGGCGATACGGGATCTGGTCTTTCTGGTCGGAGCCGATCTGATTCCCCACGCTCGACGACTGCGGGTCCGATTCGCCGTGCCTCCAGAGGAGCGGGCCGAGTTTCTCGAACGGCTCCGGACGCTTTCGGAGGGGTTGCCGATTGCGGCGCAGTTGGAGTGGGAGCTGAGCGAAGCTGATGACGTGGATCAGGCTTCCACTCGCGCCCCGAATGCGACCGGACCCACCGTTAGGCCGGTGCGCCAGAGGGCCGGGGCGTCACCCTAA
- a CDS encoding zinc-dependent alcohol dehydrogenase family protein yields the protein MKAMVLDKAGAVSSHPLHLRDLPIPTPQPYRVLVRIHVCGVCRTDLHVVEGELPEPSLPLIPGHQAVGTVVQVGPEVSEIKEGDRVGIAWLQGTCGQCEFCTSERENLCLNAKFTGYQVNGGYAEYAVVPARFAYPIPSIFLDDEAAPLLCAGIIGYRALRLSNIRPGQRLGLYGFGASAHIAIQIARHWGCQVYVSSLKQEHQELARQLGAVWVGGATEMPPDKLHGSIIFAPAGELVPPALRALGRGGTLALAGIHMSPIPSLNYDRDVFGERVIRSVTANTRQDGIDLLREAAAIPIKPHTVRFPLEEANRALQELKAGSFQGAAVLMM from the coding sequence ATGAAGGCGATGGTCCTCGACAAGGCAGGCGCTGTCTCCAGCCATCCCTTACACCTTCGAGATCTGCCCATTCCAACGCCACAACCTTATCGGGTCCTCGTGAGGATCCACGTTTGTGGCGTCTGTCGCACAGATCTCCATGTGGTGGAAGGAGAACTGCCTGAACCTTCGCTGCCGCTGATCCCGGGGCATCAGGCTGTCGGCACGGTGGTACAAGTCGGCCCCGAGGTTTCAGAGATCAAGGAAGGGGATCGCGTAGGGATCGCGTGGCTACAAGGCACATGTGGGCAATGCGAGTTCTGCACGAGTGAACGGGAAAATCTCTGTTTGAACGCAAAGTTCACCGGCTATCAGGTCAACGGCGGGTATGCCGAATATGCCGTCGTGCCCGCGCGATTCGCCTACCCTATCCCATCGATCTTTTTAGATGATGAAGCCGCGCCCTTACTCTGTGCGGGAATCATCGGCTATCGAGCTTTACGATTGAGCAACATCAGGCCCGGTCAGCGCCTCGGGTTGTATGGCTTCGGCGCATCGGCTCACATCGCCATCCAGATCGCACGCCATTGGGGCTGTCAGGTGTATGTCAGTTCGCTCAAACAAGAACATCAAGAATTGGCCAGACAATTGGGAGCGGTCTGGGTCGGCGGGGCAACTGAGATGCCACCCGATAAACTGCATGGGTCGATTATTTTTGCTCCAGCCGGTGAGCTCGTCCCTCCTGCATTACGCGCCCTTGGCCGAGGAGGCACCTTAGCCTTAGCCGGCATCCACATGTCGCCGATTCCTTCGCTAAACTATGATCGAGATGTGTTCGGCGAGCGCGTCATTCGTAGCGTAACCGCCAATACGAGGCAAGACGGGATCGATCTACTCCGCGAAGCCGCGGCCATTCCCATCAAACCCCATACGGTCCGCTTTCCTCTTGAAGAAGCAAATCGCGCACTGCAGGAACTAAAAGCGGGGAGCTTTCAAGGCGCAGCGGTGCTGATGATGTGA
- a CDS encoding polyisoprenoid-binding protein — MVMVSLLALFPIAAGAETAHWTIDRDHSAIEFRVAHMVVSKTSGRFTDYQGFVEMEADAKTLKSIEATIKAGSIDTNHDKRDAHLRNADFLDVEQFPTITYKMSQYQKQGGTYTIIGDLTLRGVTKQVTLSATFNGVTKDPWGNTRAGFSADGTLNRKDFGMVWNKVLDSGGLVVGDEVHIHLDIECIKAKNAS, encoded by the coding sequence ATGGTGATGGTGAGTCTCCTCGCATTGTTCCCCATCGCAGCCGGAGCCGAAACAGCTCACTGGACCATCGATCGGGATCACTCGGCGATCGAGTTTCGCGTCGCCCATATGGTGGTGTCCAAAACATCGGGGCGATTCACCGACTACCAGGGATTCGTTGAGATGGAGGCGGACGCCAAGACATTGAAGTCGATCGAGGCCACGATCAAAGCAGGATCCATCGACACCAATCATGACAAACGCGATGCGCATCTACGCAATGCCGATTTCTTGGATGTCGAACAGTTTCCAACTATCACGTACAAAATGTCGCAGTACCAGAAGCAAGGGGGCACCTACACAATCATCGGCGACCTCACCCTGCGCGGAGTGACCAAACAGGTCACGCTCAGTGCGACGTTCAACGGTGTCACCAAGGATCCCTGGGGTAACACGAGAGCCGGTTTCAGCGCCGATGGCACCCTCAACCGCAAGGATTTTGGCATGGTGTGGAACAAAGTCCTCGATAGCGGCGGGCTTGTCGTCGGAGATGAGGTCCACATCCACTTGGACATCGAGTGCATTAAGGCTAAGAACGCCTCGTAG
- a CDS encoding TonB C-terminal domain-containing protein, whose amino-acid sequence MVYPVLTRLMVVVGLLSTPLYQAPARASVQSQPRPATPQAVSAEPQWATFDITGSNGSGSLQIGQPLELSITLGGTPHDSMPIVAICESAHFESQIVTLKPEPSALVMNATTTLVPVAHDRLSPAPHVSRLHVTFARSTDTKFERVLTRIIYLTMGDTTPAGDDQASLTTHQDPPIAPPSEIDPAAGHAEPLPGAIPLVSEEVVEEDLIPSRSTQPTPGYWDQVRDLLNRGWTRATGHMPASSFPHTVHMQFRLYPGGHAQLLEIADGSGITEIDQAGIRAIADAQPFPPFPLGVGIEPIEIHVRLQTGSQSGVGDFRTSTPQQLGRTISAPKH is encoded by the coding sequence ATGGTCTACCCAGTCCTCACTCGCCTGATGGTAGTTGTCGGATTGTTGAGCACCCCATTGTATCAGGCTCCCGCTCGCGCGAGCGTGCAATCACAACCTCGTCCCGCCACGCCGCAGGCCGTTTCCGCCGAGCCACAGTGGGCGACGTTCGATATCACGGGTTCGAACGGCTCAGGCAGTCTCCAGATCGGTCAACCACTTGAGCTGTCGATCACACTCGGTGGCACTCCACATGACTCTATGCCGATTGTGGCGATCTGTGAATCGGCTCATTTTGAATCACAGATCGTCACGTTGAAGCCTGAGCCTAGTGCTTTGGTGATGAACGCAACGACCACCCTTGTACCCGTCGCGCATGATCGACTGTCCCCAGCCCCACACGTTTCTCGACTCCACGTGACCTTCGCCCGATCAACCGACACAAAATTCGAACGAGTGCTGACTCGAATTATCTATCTCACAATGGGTGACACCACGCCCGCTGGTGATGACCAGGCGTCGCTCACAACCCATCAAGACCCTCCCATAGCCCCTCCAAGTGAAATAGATCCAGCCGCCGGCCATGCCGAGCCTTTGCCTGGTGCGATCCCTCTGGTCAGTGAGGAAGTGGTGGAGGAAGACCTCATCCCGTCTCGTTCTACGCAACCAACACCAGGCTATTGGGACCAGGTCCGTGACCTTCTGAATCGAGGCTGGACCCGTGCCACCGGTCACATGCCGGCCTCCTCATTCCCCCACACCGTACACATGCAATTTCGGCTGTATCCCGGCGGGCATGCTCAGTTGCTGGAGATTGCCGATGGATCGGGCATCACTGAGATTGATCAGGCCGGCATCCGGGCGATCGCCGATGCGCAGCCATTCCCACCCTTCCCTCTAGGCGTTGGAATCGAGCCCATCGAGATCCATGTGCGATTGCAGACTGGTTCACAATCAGGGGTAGGAGACTTCCGCACCAGCACACCACAGCAACTTGGACGAACAATCAGCGCGCCAAAACACTGA